A section of the Rhodobacter sp. genome encodes:
- the smpB gene encoding SsrA-binding protein SmpB, with protein MAQKKHDPNSKVIAENRRARFDYFIESDLECGIMLLGSEVKSLRQGGANIAESYASVEEGELWLVNGAIAPYAQAKTWGHEERRKRKLLVSRKELARLWAATAKQGMTLVPLVMYFNDRGIVKLKIGIAKGKKLADKRETEAKRDWDRQKRRLLKEQG; from the coding sequence ATGGCCCAGAAAAAACACGACCCCAACAGCAAAGTGATCGCCGAGAACCGTCGCGCGCGGTTCGATTACTTCATCGAGAGCGATCTCGAATGCGGCATCATGCTGCTGGGCTCAGAGGTGAAGTCGCTGCGCCAGGGCGGCGCCAACATCGCCGAAAGCTATGCCTCGGTCGAAGAGGGCGAGCTGTGGCTGGTGAACGGCGCCATCGCCCCCTATGCACAGGCAAAGACCTGGGGCCACGAGGAACGCCGCAAGCGCAAGCTGCTGGTCAGCCGCAAGGAACTGGCGCGGCTGTGGGCGGCCACGGCCAAGCAGGGCATGACACTGGTGCCGCTGGTGATGTATTTCAACGACCGGGGCATCGTGAAGCTGAAGATCGGCATCGCCAAGGGCAAGAAGCTGGCCGACAAGCGCGAGACCGAGGCAAAGCGCGACTGGGATCGCCAGAAGCGCCGCCTGCTGAAGGAACAGGGCTGA
- a CDS encoding undecaprenyl-diphosphate phosphatase, with protein MSFLHLLILALIQGITEFLPISSSAHLILFPQLTGLADQGVAIDVSVHVGTLAAVMLYFRADVAMVLRGLPDLIRGRIDSPGARMAFLLLIATIPVMALGLVLKETGMMERMRSMAVIGWTMLGFGLVLYAADKLGTEHRRAEGWTLRDAIVLGLWQAVALIPGTSRSGSTITGARFLGFERHDAARLSMLMSIPTIIASGALTALDLVETANAQALHDGTVGAVISFLAALVALKLMMRFLAAVSFTPYVIYRVILGIVLLYMAYS; from the coding sequence ATGAGCTTTCTTCACCTCCTGATTCTGGCCTTGATTCAAGGCATTACAGAATTCCTGCCGATCTCGTCCTCGGCCCACCTGATCCTGTTCCCGCAACTGACGGGACTGGCGGACCAGGGCGTCGCGATCGATGTCTCTGTCCATGTCGGAACGCTGGCGGCGGTGATGCTCTACTTTCGCGCGGATGTGGCGATGGTGCTGCGCGGTCTGCCCGACCTGATTCGCGGCCGAATCGATTCGCCCGGCGCGCGCATGGCCTTTCTGCTGCTCATCGCCACGATCCCGGTGATGGCGCTGGGCCTGGTGCTGAAAGAAACCGGCATGATGGAGCGGATGCGCTCGATGGCGGTGATCGGCTGGACGATGCTGGGCTTTGGACTGGTGCTGTATGCCGCCGACAAGCTGGGCACCGAACATCGCCGGGCCGAAGGCTGGACCCTGCGCGACGCGATCGTCCTGGGCCTGTGGCAGGCGGTGGCGCTGATCCCGGGCACCTCGCGTTCGGGCAGCACGATCACCGGCGCCCGCTTTCTGGGATTCGAACGCCACGACGCGGCGCGGCTGAGCATGTTGATGTCGATCCCGACGATCATCGCCTCGGGCGCGCTGACGGCCCTGGACCTGGTCGAGACCGCCAATGCCCAGGCGCTGCACGACGGCACCGTGGGCGCGGTGATCTCGTTCCTGGCGGCCCTGGTGGCCTTGAAGCTGATGATGCGGTTCCTGGCCGCGGTCAGCTTCACGCCCTATGTCATCTACCGCGTGATCCTGGGGATCGTGCTGCTGTATATGGCTTATTCCTGA
- the def gene encoding peptide deformylase — MSILPIVQFPDPMLRRPCTPVTAFDTALRRLAADMLETMYAAPGRGLAGPQVAVPRRLFVMDCTWKEGTPSPRVCVNPEILATSDTLVVQTEGCLSMPGVPARVARPDWVVLRWTDLDGARHQARMDGFEAVCAQHELDHLNGRLCIDLMPEDARLAVSPLLTALGTPS; from the coding sequence ATGTCGATCCTGCCGATTGTCCAGTTCCCCGACCCCATGCTGCGCCGGCCCTGCACGCCGGTGACGGCCTTTGACACGGCGCTGCGGCGGCTGGCGGCGGATATGCTGGAAACGATGTATGCCGCGCCCGGGCGGGGGCTGGCGGGGCCGCAGGTCGCGGTGCCGCGCCGGTTGTTCGTCATGGATTGCACCTGGAAAGAGGGCACGCCCAGTCCGCGCGTCTGCGTGAACCCCGAAATCCTGGCCACATCGGACACGCTGGTGGTCCAGACCGAGGGGTGCCTGTCCATGCCCGGCGTTCCGGCCCGCGTGGCGCGGCCCGACTGGGTGGTGCTGCGCTGGACGGACCTCGACGGTGCCCGGCATCAGGCCCGGATGGACGGGTTCGAGGCCGTTTGCGCGCAGCACGAACTGGACCACCTGAACGGCCGGCTGTGCATCGACCTGATGCCCGAGGATGCGCGCCTCGCCGTCTCGCCCCTGTTGACCGCGTTGGGAACCCCCTCATGA
- a CDS encoding DUF2794 domain-containing protein encodes MNVQNTVPPSHPYEQVSFDRFELGEILSVYGRHVAAGLWRDYGISCLRDRAVFSIFRRAAENPLYRIEKIPALRNRQGLYALFGPEGQVLKRGTTLRSVLAPLERKLLRALD; translated from the coding sequence ATGAACGTCCAGAACACCGTTCCCCCGTCGCATCCCTACGAACAGGTCAGTTTCGACCGATTCGAACTGGGCGAGATCCTGTCCGTCTATGGCCGCCACGTTGCCGCCGGGCTGTGGCGCGACTACGGGATTTCCTGCCTGCGCGACCGCGCGGTCTTTTCGATCTTTCGCCGCGCGGCCGAAAACCCGCTGTATCGGATCGAAAAGATCCCCGCGCTGCGAAACCGGCAAGGGCTGTATGCGCTGTTCGGCCCCGAAGGCCAGGTGCTGAAACGCGGCACCACCCTGCGCAGCGTGCTCGCCCCGCTTGAGCGCAAACTCCTGCGCGCGCTGGACTGA
- the def gene encoding peptide deformylase yields MTVRRCLPWPDARLRTPAQPVDTITDEIRAIWADMIDTMEAMPGVGLAGNQIGVMLRLAVVDASEARGQAVRMANPEVLHESVQLRDHDEASPNLPGVHARISRPRAVTVRFLNDQGAMEERDFVGLWATSVQHQIDHLNGRMYFDRLGKVKRDMLLRKARKAQP; encoded by the coding sequence ATGACCGTTCGCCGCTGCCTGCCCTGGCCCGACGCGCGCCTGCGCACCCCCGCGCAGCCCGTTGACACCATCACCGACGAAATTCGCGCGATCTGGGCCGACATGATCGACACGATGGAGGCCATGCCGGGGGTCGGACTGGCGGGCAACCAGATCGGCGTAATGCTGCGGCTGGCGGTGGTGGATGCCTCGGAGGCGCGTGGCCAGGCGGTGCGGATGGCCAACCCCGAAGTGCTGCACGAATCCGTCCAGTTGCGCGACCACGACGAGGCCAGCCCCAACCTGCCCGGCGTTCACGCGCGCATCAGCCGGCCCCGGGCGGTGACCGTGCGCTTTCTGAACGATCAGGGCGCGATGGAAGAGCGGGATTTCGTCGGCCTCTGGGCGACCAGCGTGCAGCACCAGATCGACCATCTGAACGGGCGGATGTATTTCGACCGTCTCGGCAAGGTGAAGCGCGACATGCTGTTGCGCAAGGCGCGCAAGGCTCAGCCCTGA
- a CDS encoding ribonuclease D, with the protein MANTLYKNDLPDGLDLGPVVAIDCETMGLNPHRDRLCLVQLSGGDGNAHLVQITQDQTDAPNLKRLLADPAVLKLFHFGRFDIAVMYHRFGVLAAPVWCTKIASKLVRTYTDRHGLKYLLSELLNVDISKMQQSSDWGADQITPAQKDYAASDVLYLHRLKESLETMLRREGRMATAQACFDFLPHRAALDLAGWPEVDIFAH; encoded by the coding sequence ATGGCGAACACGCTTTACAAGAACGATCTGCCCGACGGGCTGGACCTGGGGCCGGTGGTCGCCATCGACTGCGAGACGATGGGCCTGAACCCGCATCGCGACCGGCTGTGTCTGGTGCAGCTTTCGGGCGGCGACGGCAACGCGCATCTGGTGCAGATCACGCAGGACCAGACCGACGCGCCCAACCTCAAGCGCCTGCTTGCCGATCCAGCGGTGTTGAAGCTGTTCCATTTCGGGCGGTTCGACATCGCCGTAATGTATCACCGCTTTGGCGTGCTGGCGGCGCCTGTCTGGTGCACCAAGATCGCCTCGAAACTGGTGCGCACCTATACCGATCGGCATGGGCTGAAATACCTGCTGTCCGAATTGCTGAACGTGGACATTTCCAAGATGCAGCAATCCAGCGACTGGGGGGCCGACCAGATCACCCCGGCGCAAAAGGATTACGCGGCCTCGGACGTGCTGTATCTGCACCGCCTGAAAGAGTCGCTGGAAACCATGCTGCGCCGCGAGGGCCGGATGGCGACCGCGCAGGCCTGTTTCGATTTCCTGCCGCATCGTGCGGCGCTGGACCTGGCGGGCTGGCCCGAGGTGGACATCTTCGCGCATTGA
- a CDS encoding RluA family pseudouridine synthase, whose protein sequence is MSDFIYAPPPGDPVILHLDDDLLVADKPSGLLSVPGRGEDRADCLIARLKARHPQVRLVHRLDLDTSGVIVFALTQQAQAHLGRQFEERKTQKRYIALVAGHLSAPKGRVDLPLTVDWPNRPRQMVDPVNGRPAQTDWRALRTEGDNTRMALKPLTGRSHQLRVHMLSLGHPILGDPLYATGAARDYPRLMLHAEELRLRHPSSGATMRFRAPVPF, encoded by the coding sequence ATGAGCGATTTCATCTATGCCCCGCCGCCGGGCGATCCGGTGATCCTGCATCTCGACGACGACCTTCTGGTGGCCGACAAGCCCTCGGGCCTGCTCAGTGTGCCCGGGCGGGGCGAGGATCGGGCGGATTGCCTGATCGCGCGGCTGAAGGCGCGACACCCCCAGGTCCGTCTGGTGCACCGGCTGGATCTGGACACCTCGGGGGTGATTGTCTTTGCGCTGACGCAACAGGCGCAGGCGCATCTGGGCCGCCAGTTCGAAGAGCGCAAGACCCAGAAGCGGTATATCGCACTGGTCGCCGGCCACCTGAGCGCGCCCAAGGGCCGCGTGGACCTGCCGCTGACCGTCGATTGGCCGAACCGGCCCCGGCAGATGGTGGACCCGGTGAACGGGCGGCCCGCGCAAACCGACTGGCGCGCCCTGCGGACGGAAGGGGACAACACCCGCATGGCGCTGAAGCCCCTGACCGGGCGCAGCCATCAGTTGCGGGTGCACATGCTGTCGCTGGGGCACCCGATCCTGGGCGATCCGCTCTATGCCACGGGGGCGGCGCGCGACTACCCTCGGCTGATGCTGCACGCCGAGGAACTGCGCCTGCGCCACCCGTCCAGCGGGGCGACGATGCGTTTTCGCGCGCCGGTGCCGTTCTAG
- a CDS encoding LptA/OstA family protein → MSRLVPGLILALFALAAPALAQDGVPISFGQSLRLDGSALEVTADTLQVDQTTGASEFSGNVLAVQGDMRIAAGALRLEYAPGNSEGSQRISRLIASGGVTMVTPAEAMEADQAVWSLDAQTLEMTGNVMLLQGQNMLSGQRFVADLRSGAGRMVGRVRTTIRTD, encoded by the coding sequence ATGTCGCGTCTCGTCCCCGGCCTGATCCTGGCGCTGTTCGCGCTTGCCGCGCCCGCCCTGGCCCAGGATGGCGTGCCGATCAGTTTCGGGCAATCGCTGCGGCTGGACGGGTCCGCGCTTGAGGTGACGGCCGACACTTTGCAGGTGGACCAGACAACCGGCGCCTCGGAATTCTCGGGCAATGTGCTGGCGGTGCAAGGTGACATGCGGATCGCCGCCGGTGCCCTGCGGCTGGAATACGCGCCCGGCAACAGCGAAGGGTCGCAGCGGATCAGCCGGCTGATTGCCTCGGGCGGGGTGACGATGGTGACGCCAGCCGAAGCGATGGAGGCCGATCAGGCCGTCTGGTCGCTGGATGCGCAAACCCTTGAAATGACCGGCAACGTGATGCTGCTGCAAGGCCAGAACATGTTGTCGGGGCAACGGTTCGTCGCCGATCTGCGCAGCGGCGCGGGGCGCATGGTCGGCCGGGTCCGCACCACGATCCGCACGGACTGA
- a CDS encoding methionyl-tRNA formyltransferase encodes MRVIFMGTPDFSVPVLDSLHRSHEVVCVYCQPPRPAGRGKQERPTPVHARALALGLPVRHPARLRDPADQAAFAALDADVAVVVAYGLILPQPVLDAPRHGCLNIHASLLPRWRGAAPIHRAIMAGDAETGVCIMRMEAGLDTGPVLLRQATPIGPEETTDQLHDRLSTMGAALIVEALARLPDLVPQPQPDQGVTYAAKIDKTEARVDWTQPAVAVARKIRGLSPFPGAWSDTPSGRLKLLNAVAVPGAGDPGLVLDGLTVACGTGAVRIDRAQREGKRPMEAVELLRGLGWPPGTRLG; translated from the coding sequence ATGCGTGTGATCTTCATGGGAACGCCCGACTTCTCGGTCCCGGTGCTGGATAGCCTGCACCGCTCGCACGAGGTGGTCTGCGTCTATTGCCAGCCCCCCCGCCCCGCCGGGCGCGGAAAGCAGGAACGCCCGACCCCGGTTCATGCCCGCGCGCTGGCGCTGGGCCTGCCGGTGCGCCACCCCGCGCGGTTGCGCGATCCGGCGGATCAGGCCGCCTTTGCCGCCCTCGATGCCGATGTTGCGGTGGTCGTGGCCTATGGGCTGATCCTGCCGCAACCCGTGCTGGACGCGCCGCGCCACGGGTGCCTGAACATCCACGCCTCGTTGCTGCCGCGCTGGCGGGGGGCGGCCCCGATCCACCGCGCGATCATGGCGGGCGACGCGGAAACCGGGGTCTGCATCATGCGGATGGAGGCCGGGCTGGACACCGGCCCGGTGCTGCTGCGTCAGGCGACCCCCATCGGCCCCGAGGAAACCACCGACCAGTTGCACGACCGTCTTTCGACCATGGGCGCGGCGCTGATCGTCGAGGCCCTGGCGCGCCTGCCCGATCTGGTGCCCCAGCCGCAGCCCGACCAAGGGGTCACCTATGCCGCCAAGATCGACAAGACCGAGGCCCGGGTGGACTGGACCCAGCCGGCCGTGGCGGTGGCGCGCAAGATCCGCGGCCTTTCCCCCTTTCCCGGCGCCTGGAGCGACACGCCGAGCGGGCGGTTGAAGCTGCTGAACGCGGTCGCGGTGCCGGGGGCGGGCGATCCGGGGCTGGTTCTGGACGGCCTGACCGTGGCCTGCGGCACCGGCGCGGTGCGGATCGACCGCGCCCAGCGCGAGGGCAAGCGACCTATGGAGGCCGTCGAACTGTTGCGCGGGCTGGGCTGGCCGCCCGGCACGCGGCTGGGCTGA
- a CDS encoding RNA polymerase sigma-54 factor, translating to MALNPRLELRQEQRLALTPAVRVRLSVLRMSPTDLDEEIAREVARNPFLVVDAPRGGAQSLPLADDLAAPVQSFHEDLRRQLALMDLSSPVRAAALLLVGELGEDGLLGTDIDTLAAELAIDPAPLHAGLEALQRCDPVGVGARDVRDCLRLQLEDRGLDRAAALATLDLLAVFARRDWPAAARALGLTPAQARDRAAMLRNLSPRPIAPGLNDRAVTLRPDLRLVRHDDGTLSLLPDDGARPAVALDLAMVRRAEAEGFAAELLQRARALIAALDMRGQTLTRIGAWLVGRQAGFFTDGPGALAPVTQAALAADLGLHPSTVSRALSGKAVDVDGRLWPLSVFFSSALAGADGPVSARAVQRRVAELIAAEPSHRPHSDNALAKILREQGVDIARRTVTKYREGLRIPPSSTRRRLAAERRGE from the coding sequence ATGGCGCTGAACCCGCGCCTGGAACTGCGCCAGGAGCAGCGTTTGGCGCTGACGCCTGCGGTGCGTGTGCGCCTGTCCGTGCTGCGCATGAGCCCGACCGACCTGGACGAGGAAATCGCCCGCGAGGTTGCCCGCAACCCGTTTCTTGTGGTGGACGCGCCGCGGGGTGGGGCGCAGTCGCTGCCCCTGGCCGACGATCTGGCCGCCCCCGTGCAGTCCTTTCACGAGGATCTGCGCCGCCAGCTCGCGCTGATGGACCTGTCGTCGCCCGTTCGCGCGGCGGCCCTGCTGCTGGTGGGCGAGTTGGGCGAGGACGGGCTTCTGGGCACCGACATCGACACACTGGCGGCCGAGTTGGCGATCGACCCCGCCCCGTTGCACGCCGGACTTGAGGCCCTGCAACGCTGCGACCCGGTCGGCGTGGGGGCGCGCGATGTGCGCGACTGCCTGCGCCTGCAACTGGAGGACCGCGGCCTGGACCGGGCGGCGGCCCTGGCCACGCTGGACCTGCTGGCGGTCTTTGCCCGGCGGGACTGGCCCGCGGCGGCGCGGGCGTTGGGGCTGACCCCGGCCCAGGCGCGCGACCGGGCGGCGATGCTGCGCAACCTGTCGCCCCGGCCCATCGCGCCGGGTCTCAATGACCGCGCGGTGACCCTGCGCCCTGACCTTCGGCTGGTGCGCCACGACGACGGCACGCTGTCGCTGTTGCCCGACGACGGCGCGCGGCCGGCCGTGGCGCTCGACCTTGCCATGGTCCGCCGGGCCGAGGCCGAGGGCTTTGCCGCCGAACTCTTGCAGCGCGCCCGGGCGCTGATCGCCGCGCTGGACATGCGGGGCCAGACCCTGACCCGAATCGGTGCCTGGCTGGTCGGCCGGCAAGCCGGCTTTTTCACCGACGGGCCCGGGGCGCTGGCGCCCGTGACCCAGGCGGCGCTGGCCGCCGATCTGGGCCTGCACCCTTCGACCGTCAGCCGCGCGCTGTCGGGCAAGGCGGTCGATGTGGACGGGCGCCTGTGGCCGCTGTCGGTGTTCTTTTCGTCTGCGTTGGCGGGGGCGGACGGGCCGGTTTCCGCAAGGGCGGTGCAACGGCGGGTTGCGGAACTGATCGCCGCGGAACCGTCGCATCGTCCGCATTCCGACAACGCACTTGCCAAAATCTTGCGCGAGCAGGGCGTTGACATCGCACGCCGAACTGTCACCAAATACAGGGAAGGCCTGCGCATTCCTCCGTCATCGACGCGCCGCAGACTGGCCGCCGAACGGCGCGGGGAATGA
- the lptB gene encoding LPS export ABC transporter ATP-binding protein yields the protein MNDRTQDDGGLEIAGLRKSYKRRPVLRGIDLTLRRGEVVALLGPNGSGKTTCFYCVAGLVPADGGRVSIDGTDVSGWPMYRRARMGIGYLPQEMSIFRGLTVEDNIKAILEITEPDRATREARLEELLDDFSIARLRKSPALALSGGERRRAEIARCLASNPSFVLLDEPFAGVDPIAVGDIRALVSDLTARGIGVLITDHNVRETLEIVDRAYILHDGTVLMSGTADEVVADADVRRVYLGDSFR from the coding sequence ATGAACGACCGGACCCAGGACGATGGCGGGCTCGAAATCGCCGGGCTGCGCAAAAGCTACAAGCGCCGCCCGGTGCTGCGCGGCATCGACCTGACCCTGCGCCGGGGCGAGGTCGTCGCGCTGCTGGGTCCGAACGGATCGGGCAAGACGACGTGTTTCTACTGCGTCGCGGGCCTGGTTCCGGCGGACGGCGGGCGGGTCAGCATCGACGGAACCGACGTGTCCGGCTGGCCGATGTATCGCCGCGCCCGCATGGGGATCGGCTATCTGCCGCAGGAAATGTCGATTTTTCGCGGCCTCACGGTCGAGGACAATATCAAGGCGATCCTTGAGATCACCGAACCGGACCGCGCAACCCGCGAGGCGCGGCTTGAGGAGTTGCTCGACGATTTCTCGATCGCGCGGCTGCGAAAGTCGCCGGCGCTGGCCTTGTCGGGCGGCGAGCGGCGTCGCGCCGAGATCGCCCGCTGCCTGGCCTCGAACCCGTCCTTTGTGTTGCTGGACGAACCCTTTGCCGGCGTGGACCCGATCGCCGTGGGGGATATCCGCGCGCTGGTGTCGGATCTGACGGCGCGCGGAATCGGCGTGCTGATTACCGACCACAACGTGCGCGAGACGCTTGAGATCGTGGACCGGGCCTATATCCTGCATGATGGAACCGTGCTGATGAGCGGCACGGCGGACGAGGTGGTGGCCGATGCCGATGTGCGCCGGGTCTACCTGGGCGACAGCTTTCGCTGA
- a CDS encoding peptide deformylase: protein MSLRPILIHPDPRLKKVCEPVVSVTPEIGALAEDMLETMYDAPGVGLAAPQVGVMQRLFVMDCVKDKDTAARPMVLINPEITWTSDESNTYEEGCLSIPEQYAEVTRPARVRMRWLGLDGAQHEEEFDHLWATCAQHEFDHLNGKLFIDYLGPIKRQMITRRMEKLKRERARG, encoded by the coding sequence ATGAGCCTGCGACCGATCCTTATTCATCCCGATCCGCGCCTGAAAAAGGTCTGCGAACCCGTCGTTTCCGTCACGCCCGAAATCGGCGCGCTGGCCGAAGACATGCTGGAAACCATGTATGACGCGCCGGGCGTCGGCCTGGCGGCGCCGCAGGTCGGCGTCATGCAACGACTGTTCGTGATGGATTGCGTCAAGGACAAGGACACCGCCGCCAGGCCCATGGTGCTGATCAACCCCGAGATCACCTGGACCTCGGACGAGAGCAACACCTACGAGGAAGGCTGCCTGTCGATCCCCGAACAATATGCCGAGGTGACGCGCCCGGCCCGCGTGCGGATGCGGTGGCTGGGTCTCGACGGCGCGCAGCACGAGGAAGAATTCGACCACCTCTGGGCGACCTGCGCGCAGCATGAATTCGACCACCTGAACGGAAAGCTGTTCATCGACTACCTGGGGCCGATCAAGCGCCAGATGATTACCCGAAGGATGGAAAAGCTGAAGCGCGAGCGCGCGCGCGGCTGA
- a CDS encoding methionine synthase — MRVISLLCYALAGLLGAAAIAFNLYAQSLACAFGNAGGRCRLRWPWQMAAEDVQIFVLIPLIGVGVLVLLGWLAGRAGRRQG; from the coding sequence ATGCGCGTGATCTCGCTGCTTTGCTACGCTCTGGCGGGCCTGCTTGGCGCCGCTGCCATCGCATTCAACCTGTATGCCCAATCGCTGGCCTGCGCCTTTGGCAACGCCGGCGGGCGGTGCCGCCTGCGCTGGCCCTGGCAGATGGCGGCCGAGGATGTTCAGATCTTCGTCCTGATCCCGCTGATCGGGGTGGGGGTGCTGGTGTTGCTGGGTTGGCTGGCGGGCCGCGCCGGACGGCGTCAGGGCTGA
- the raiA gene encoding ribosome-associated translation inhibitor RaiA, producing the protein MRYQISGKQIDVGDALQSHVKSELGEVMDKYSQRPTDAIVVFSRDGHNHVCESTVHLSTGLTAQAKGQAADIYAAFDACCERMDKQLRRYKRRLKDHHRDRPGPVEFAGASSYILAAEDDADGTEPDSLQPMIIAEMETRIPQISAGEAVMQMELAQSKLLVFRNERHGGLNVVYRRDDGNIGWIDPQ; encoded by the coding sequence ATGCGGTACCAGATCAGCGGAAAACAGATCGATGTCGGCGATGCGCTTCAGTCGCATGTGAAAAGCGAACTGGGCGAAGTGATGGACAAGTATTCCCAACGCCCCACCGACGCGATCGTTGTGTTTTCCCGTGACGGCCACAACCATGTTTGCGAATCGACGGTGCATCTGTCGACCGGGCTGACGGCCCAGGCCAAGGGCCAGGCCGCCGATATCTATGCGGCATTCGATGCGTGTTGCGAACGCATGGACAAGCAATTGCGCCGTTACAAGCGGCGTCTGAAGGACCACCACCGGGACCGGCCCGGCCCGGTTGAATTCGCCGGGGCATCCTCGTATATCCTCGCCGCTGAGGATGATGCGGACGGAACCGAGCCCGACTCGTTGCAGCCGATGATCATCGCCGAGATGGAAACGCGGATTCCGCAGATCTCGGCCGGTGAGGCGGTGATGCAGATGGAGCTGGCTCAGTCCAAGCTGCTGGTGTTCCGAAACGAGCGTCACGGTGGCCTGAATGTGGTCTACCGGCGCGACGACGGGAACATCGGCTGGATCGATCCGCAGTGA
- a CDS encoding PTS sugar transporter subunit IIA, giving the protein MELADLLTPGSIRVCNAVKSKKRLFQDLAEIASSAHGIDESIAIDALQERESLGPTGVGHGVALPHARIDGIERVRGIFIRLDRPLDYGSVDRAPVDLVFALFAPRDAGVEHLKALALVSRTLRDAGVCAKLRQNEEPDKLFAILTEHPDSKAA; this is encoded by the coding sequence ATGGAACTGGCCGATCTGTTGACCCCCGGATCCATCCGGGTCTGCAACGCCGTGAAAAGCAAGAAGCGCCTCTTTCAGGACCTCGCCGAAATCGCCTCCAGCGCCCACGGGATCGACGAATCGATCGCCATCGACGCGTTGCAGGAACGTGAAAGCCTGGGGCCGACGGGTGTCGGCCACGGGGTGGCGCTGCCGCACGCCCGCATCGACGGTATCGAACGGGTTCGCGGCATCTTCATCCGCCTGGACCGCCCCCTGGATTACGGCTCGGTCGATCGTGCGCCCGTCGATCTGGTCTTTGCGCTGTTTGCCCCGCGCGATGCCGGTGTCGAGCATCTCAAGGCCCTGGCGCTGGTCTCGCGCACGCTGCGCGACGCGGGCGTCTGCGCCAAGCTGCGCCAGAACGAAGAGCCCGACAAACTGTTCGCCATCCTGACCGAGCACCCTGACAGCAAGGCCGCGTGA
- a CDS encoding complex I NDUFA9 subunit family protein: MTKLVTILGGSGFVGRYVARRMAQAGWRVRVATRRPNERLYVRTYGFVGQVEPVLCNIRDEASVRAAITGADAVVNCAGILFERGRNTFSAVQADGAGLVARLAAEAGVAHLVHVSAIGASDASDSAYQRSKAAGEAAVRAAFPDAVILRPSIIFGPEDGFFNRFAAMTRFSPVLPIAHGDTRLQPVYVDDVAAAIAKGAMGQAPAGTYELGGPDAMRFHDLMAMMLTEIRRRRVIVSMPGWMAGLTARLLGAAQVLTAGLYSNTTLTRDQLAALATDNVVSDGAKGLKALRIEATPMDLILPTYLWRFRPAGQYEAIKESAKGLRRQE, translated from the coding sequence ATGACGAAACTGGTCACGATCCTGGGCGGTTCGGGCTTTGTGGGGCGCTATGTCGCGCGGCGCATGGCGCAGGCCGGATGGCGTGTTCGCGTGGCGACCCGGCGGCCGAACGAGCGGCTCTATGTGCGCACCTACGGTTTTGTCGGACAGGTCGAGCCCGTGCTGTGCAACATTCGTGACGAAGCCTCGGTCCGGGCGGCGATCACGGGGGCCGACGCGGTGGTGAACTGCGCCGGCATCCTGTTCGAACGGGGCAGGAACACCTTCTCGGCCGTGCAGGCCGACGGCGCGGGCCTGGTGGCCCGCCTGGCGGCCGAGGCCGGCGTGGCGCATCTGGTGCATGTCTCGGCCATCGGGGCCAGCGATGCGTCGGACAGCGCCTATCAGCGCAGCAAGGCCGCGGGCGAGGCGGCGGTCAGGGCCGCGTTCCCCGATGCGGTTATCCTGCGTCCTTCGATCATCTTCGGCCCCGAGGACGGGTTCTTCAACCGCTTTGCCGCGATGACGCGCTTTTCGCCGGTGCTGCCCATCGCGCACGGCGATACGCGCCTGCAACCGGTCTATGTGGACGACGTGGCCGCCGCGATCGCCAAGGGCGCGATGGGGCAGGCCCCTGCCGGCACCTATGAGCTGGGCGGCCCCGATGCGATGCGCTTCCACGATCTGATGGCCATGATGCTGACCGAGATCCGCCGACGCCGGGTGATCGTGTCCATGCCGGGCTGGATGGCCGGGCTGACCGCACGCCTGCTGGGCGCGGCGCAGGTCCTGACCGCGGGGCTCTATTCCAACACCACACTGACCCGCGATCAGCTGGCCGCGCTGGCCACCGACAACGTGGTGAGCGACGGCGCCAAGGGGCTGAAGGCCCTGCGGATCGAGGCGACTCCGATGGACCTGATCCTGCCGACCTATCTGTGGCGCTTCCGCCCCGCCGGTCAGTACGAGGCGATCAAGGAATCGGCCAAGGGCCTGCGCCGTCAGGAATAA